From the genome of Candidozyma auris chromosome 2, complete sequence, one region includes:
- the ASH1 gene encoding DNA-binding transcription repressor ASH1: MLHSFKVRSFTPPGLSSQYVKKRSYSDLVNESEPQHVSSKRSRTAPPSPPSAPATAVLPPATLQPIAPKKIEEPVSVSAPAPVPQQTLSQQTLPESKSTLSQNQVRLPSLSTALGRRPIVPTVSLDYFDTYKPNDENWRYGLLDSIRSSKPSFSLNSYSYLEAHAHNANAASTNAPAASANTNSSTAAAAVAPPSSAPVKLPPISELSSGVVKPQFDSRISAKALPTLAERKINFPYESNYTYLNKTYMNDVERYPEYLELAQSLIQLSRPHAGAGAGPRPQSDPQHLHHQSHQQMYLTSPSASRYVPINPAPFTPDTSFTEKQPGAEPTSPKKKNKTKFIPITPPSVKDKTRAELMRSPPHHHHQVRVCISCGSDQSPCWRPSWSVKEGQLCNSCGLRYKKTAARCLNRKCKKIPAKGEWSLMQSKGKTDFGDGDIAYSCLDCGWKIEVKNQG, from the coding sequence ATGCTTCACCTGTTCAAGGTCAGATCCTTCACTCCTCCAGGGCTCTCGCTGCAATATGTCAAGAAACGGTCTTATAGCGACTTGGTCAACGAAAGTGAGCCCCAGCACGTTTCCAGCAAACGCTCCAGAACGGCTCCTCCTTCGCCTCCGTCGGCTCCAGCTACTGCGGTGCTTCCGCCGGCcactttgcagccaataGCCCCAAAGAAGATCGAGGAGCCCGTTTCGGTTTCTGCCCCTGCTCCAGTGCCTCAGCAAACTTTACTGCAACAAACACTCCCTGAATCAAAACTGACTCTCCTGCAGAATCAAGTTCGTCTTCCCAGCCTCTCGACGGCATTGGGCCGCAGACCCATAGTGCCCACAGTGTCGCTTGACTACTTCGATACATATAAGCCAAACGACGAGAATTGGCGGTATGGGCTTCTTGACTCGATCCGCTCGTCAAAGCCTTCTTTCAGCCTCAATAGCTATAGTTATCTCGAGGCCCACGCCCATAATGCTAATGCTGCTTCTACAAATGCACCTGCTGCCAGTGCTAATACAAATTCAAGCACTGCCGCTGCAGCTGTTGCTCCTCCTTCATCCGCTCCAGTCAAACTACCGCCCATCAGCGAACTCAGCAGCGGTGTTGTAAAACCACAGTTCGACTCCCGCATCAGCGCCAAGGCGTTGCCTACGCTAGCTGAGCGCAAGATCAACTTTCCTTACGAGTCAAACTACACCTACCTTAATAAAACATATATGAACGACGTCGAGCGGTACCCGGAGTACTTGGAGTTGGCACAGTCGCTCATACAGCTTTCGAGGCCCCACGCCGGCGCTGGCGCTGGCCCCAGGCCCCAGAGCGACCCCCAGCATCTCCATCACCAGAGCCATCAGCAAATGTACTTGACGTCGCCCTCTGCGTCGAGGTATGTGCCCATAAATCCTGCTCCTTTCACTCCAGACACTTCATTCACAGAAAAACAGCCAGGTGCAGAGCCCACATcgcccaagaagaaaaacaagacGAAATTCATCCCCATCACTCCTCCCTCGGTCAAAGATAAGACTCGTGCCGAGTTGATGAGGTCGCCTCCccatcatcaccaccagGTGAGAGTTTGCATCTCATGTGGCAGTGACCAGTCGCCATGCTGGAGGCCGTCTTGGTCAGTCAAAGAGGGCCAGTTGTGCAACTCTTGCGGGCTTCGGTATAAGAAGACAGCAGCACGCTGCCTTAACCGGAAGTGCAAGAAGATTCCAGCCAAGGGCGAGTGGTCTTTGATGCAGTCAAAGGGCAAGACCGATTTTGGCGATGGCGACATTGCCTACAGCTGCTTAGACTGTGGCTGGAAGATTGAGGTGAAGAACCAGGGGTGA